Proteins encoded together in one Desulfosporosinus meridiei DSM 13257 window:
- a CDS encoding ABC transporter ATP-binding protein has protein sequence MNNSIQSQGDRVKNTFLLIVSMKPYSLEMVLTILTAFLKHISTIGAAALASYMVGVAMMGQLKAEFGTLFAYLCLCILLRALMFYGEMWFGHDVAYRVLKDFRIKLYAKIDKISPSFQLNKHSGQIGSTLMSDVELLEWFLAHTFGTFLVASGVTVLILFFLAQIHIILAVLMLLFAVLTSWTPFILQKRADNQGSEVRERLAEANAVTIEGVQGLRELLSLNYLERYKLKNKAYMQRLYDAQLQYGKRLGTESMLMQIFIGVFTVIVMGVTASFVAQGTIEFTIYPMVLILSALLFSPIIEVCGAARNLGLVFAAANRIQRVLNTEPGVQDHGQAIDIDKLPYNVSFENVSFRYREDLEEVLHSVSFEVEQGETVVLVGPSGAGKTTCVNLLLRYWDVLDGAIKIGGRDIREMSLDNLRDLTSAVLQDVYLFNVSIRENIRLGMPGASDDQVKEAAKAAYAHDFIMGLPQGYDTVTGERGFQLSGGQRQRIAISRAILKNSPILILDEAVSSLDTENEQYIQKALKEQSKNRTTLVVAHRLSTIMAADKLVVINKGRVMQVGTHAALIKEEGFYKNLVAAQFGK, from the coding sequence ATGAATAATTCAATACAGAGTCAAGGGGACCGTGTAAAAAACACCTTTTTGCTTATAGTCTCTATGAAGCCTTACTCCTTAGAGATGGTCCTCACCATCCTCACCGCCTTTCTTAAACATATTTCCACCATTGGTGCCGCAGCCCTTGCCTCCTACATGGTGGGCGTGGCCATGATGGGGCAGTTGAAAGCAGAGTTCGGAACACTTTTTGCATATTTATGCCTGTGCATCCTTTTGCGGGCCCTGATGTTTTACGGAGAAATGTGGTTTGGCCATGATGTGGCCTACCGTGTCTTAAAGGATTTCCGAATTAAACTCTACGCAAAAATCGATAAAATATCACCCTCTTTTCAATTAAATAAACACTCCGGCCAAATTGGCTCAACCCTAATGAGTGATGTGGAGTTACTGGAGTGGTTCCTGGCCCATACCTTTGGCACCTTCCTAGTGGCCTCGGGTGTCACAGTGCTGATCCTCTTTTTTCTGGCCCAGATCCACATCATCTTAGCTGTATTGATGCTCCTATTCGCTGTCTTGACCAGCTGGACCCCGTTTATACTGCAAAAACGCGCGGATAATCAGGGCTCGGAGGTGCGGGAAAGGTTGGCGGAAGCTAATGCGGTGACGATTGAAGGGGTTCAGGGTTTGAGAGAACTTTTGTCTCTGAATTATTTGGAACGCTACAAATTAAAAAACAAAGCCTATATGCAAAGGCTCTATGATGCTCAATTACAGTATGGCAAGCGCCTAGGTACAGAAAGCATGTTGATGCAGATCTTTATCGGCGTGTTTACCGTCATAGTCATGGGAGTGACCGCCAGCTTTGTGGCCCAGGGGACTATAGAATTTACGATTTATCCCATGGTGCTCATCTTGTCTGCCTTGCTGTTCAGCCCCATTATCGAAGTGTGCGGTGCGGCCCGTAATCTAGGTTTGGTGTTTGCCGCCGCTAATCGTATCCAAAGGGTGCTGAATACTGAACCCGGCGTCCAAGACCATGGTCAAGCCATTGATATTGATAAGCTTCCCTATAATGTCAGCTTTGAAAACGTCTCCTTCCGTTATCGTGAGGATTTAGAGGAAGTACTGCACAGCGTAAGCTTTGAAGTAGAGCAAGGCGAAACCGTTGTCTTGGTGGGTCCCTCGGGAGCGGGAAAAACCACCTGTGTCAATTTGTTGCTGCGCTATTGGGATGTGCTTGATGGAGCAATAAAAATCGGCGGTCGAGATATCCGGGAAATGTCCTTGGATAATCTCCGTGATCTTACTTCCGCAGTTTTGCAGGACGTCTATTTGTTCAATGTCTCGATCCGGGAGAATATCCGGCTGGGGATGCCGGGCGCCAGTGATGATCAAGTGAAAGAAGCGGCCAAAGCAGCTTATGCCCATGACTTTATCATGGGGCTGCCACAGGGCTATGATACGGTAACCGGCGAGCGGGGCTTTCAGCTTTCCGGCGGACAGCGGCAGCGCATAGCCATCTCTCGGGCAATTCTGAAGAACTCACCCATCTTGATTCTGGACGAAGCTGTTTCCAGCTTGGATACGGAAAACGAACAGTATATTCAAAAAGCCCTGAAGGAACAGTCGAAAAACCGGACGACGTTGGTGGTGGCCCACCGCTTGTCCACCATTATGGCAGCGGACAAACTCGTGGTTATTAATAAAGGCCGGGTAATGCAGGTGGGAACTCATGCGGCTTTAATCAAAGAAGAGGGCTTCTATAAAAATCTTGTGGCTGCTCAATTTGGGAAATGA
- a CDS encoding ABC transporter ATP-binding protein, translating to MGAYGRLLRYVAAIRSEVALKVLIGVAISATYIGQALVMAKAVSVVFVGGSVADISRYLVIALMAVFLRGYLTRVMESYSKVMAAKVKNKIRLTIFDKILRLGPSYLNNKRSGRVQSLVLDGIESLEPFLVYYVPQIITISITGLAIGIYLTLLDWVTGAIIIVAMLLCVIVPYLTVPLVSRSIVTYWSSYAMLNAQYVDAMQGMTTLQAFKASRVKGVELADNALAFYRQAIRNTTFSLIDSGLMMILTSIAASITVAIAAFRTDIGIIPIIAVSAFLFLAVECARPMADLNNYWHNSFLGLSVAKELFEIVDKNLEIIEKEEPDRTSLDLGLPSVHFSEVIFAYHGGGKPAINNVTLDIKAGETVALVGRSGSGKSTIVNLLLRFYDPSQGKILINGVDIKDYSIEYLQSKIAVVFQDTYLFQGTIAENLRMARPDADDNTVMAAAKSAGAHDFIMALSDGYQTIIGERGATLSGGEKQRLAIARAILKDAPLLILDEATSNVDAKSEALIQKTLESLTRNRTTIIIAHRLSTIQHADKIYVLDESNLAETGTHHELLQLKGVYADLVDAQRRGDGHE from the coding sequence ATGGGAGCCTATGGACGATTGCTGCGTTATGTGGCAGCTATTAGAAGTGAAGTCGCGTTAAAAGTTCTGATCGGTGTGGCAATCAGCGCAACCTATATCGGACAAGCCCTGGTCATGGCCAAAGCTGTTTCTGTGGTATTCGTCGGAGGAAGTGTCGCCGACATCTCCAGGTATCTGGTCATTGCCCTGATGGCCGTTTTTTTGAGGGGATACTTGACCAGGGTGATGGAGAGCTACAGTAAAGTTATGGCGGCCAAGGTAAAAAACAAAATTCGCCTGACGATTTTTGACAAGATCCTGCGCCTGGGACCCAGCTATCTTAACAATAAGAGAAGCGGACGGGTTCAGTCCCTGGTTTTAGACGGTATTGAATCTCTGGAGCCTTTTCTGGTCTATTATGTTCCTCAGATTATCACCATTTCCATAACCGGTCTAGCTATCGGAATTTATCTGACGCTGCTGGATTGGGTGACGGGAGCCATCATAATCGTTGCTATGCTGCTGTGTGTGATTGTCCCCTACTTGACCGTACCTCTGGTTAGCCGAAGCATTGTTACTTATTGGAGTTCTTACGCTATGCTCAACGCCCAGTATGTGGATGCCATGCAGGGGATGACCACCTTGCAAGCCTTCAAAGCCAGCCGAGTCAAAGGGGTGGAGCTGGCAGACAATGCCTTGGCCTTTTACCGGCAGGCCATTCGCAATACGACCTTTTCCCTCATCGATTCCGGTCTGATGATGATTCTGACTTCTATAGCAGCTAGTATCACCGTAGCCATTGCCGCTTTCCGAACGGATATAGGAATTATTCCAATCATAGCGGTCTCCGCTTTCTTGTTTCTTGCCGTGGAATGCGCCCGGCCCATGGCGGATCTGAATAATTATTGGCATAACAGTTTTTTGGGCTTATCCGTGGCCAAGGAACTTTTTGAGATTGTCGATAAAAACTTGGAGATTATTGAAAAGGAAGAACCCGATCGAACTTCTTTGGATCTAGGGCTTCCTTCTGTACACTTCAGCGAGGTGATCTTTGCCTATCATGGGGGAGGAAAACCTGCCATCAACAATGTGACCCTGGACATCAAAGCCGGTGAGACCGTAGCACTCGTCGGAAGATCCGGTTCGGGCAAATCGACCATCGTCAACCTTTTGCTCCGCTTTTATGACCCCTCCCAAGGGAAAATTCTGATCAACGGTGTGGATATTAAAGACTACTCCATCGAGTATTTGCAAAGCAAAATTGCCGTGGTCTTTCAGGATACCTATCTTTTTCAGGGTACTATTGCTGAAAATTTACGCATGGCCCGGCCCGACGCCGATGACAACACAGTGATGGCTGCCGCAAAATCTGCCGGGGCCCATGACTTTATCATGGCTCTGTCCGATGGGTATCAGACTATCATCGGAGAGCGGGGTGCAACTCTCTCCGGAGGGGAGAAGCAGCGTCTGGCCATTGCCCGTGCTATTCTGAAAGATGCCCCGCTGCTGATTCTGGATGAAGCTACTTCTAACGTGGATGCCAAAAGCGAAGCCTTGATCCAAAAAACCCTGGAATCCCTCACTCGGAACCGTACGACCATCATCATTGCCCACCGGCTCTCCACCATTCAACATGCCGATAAGATTTATGTTCTGGATGAAAGCAATCTGGCAGAAACAGGAACCCACCACGAATTACTGCAATTGAAGGGTGTCTATGCTGATTTGGTAGATGCGCAGAGAAGAGGGGATGGCCATGAATAA